Proteins encoded by one window of Rutidosis leptorrhynchoides isolate AG116_Rl617_1_P2 chromosome 7, CSIRO_AGI_Rlap_v1, whole genome shotgun sequence:
- the LOC139860267 gene encoding F-box/kelch-repeat protein At3g06240-like, producing MASEIPPDIITEILYYLPAKSAGRFRCVSKEWKSLLSSPHFIKTHQIKRNQNHIISIHTDASLYSLPLNVDNFNEKTVSTKVDLNSRYVKSVFVHGSCNGLVLVSSVDSQKKYALVLFNPMTRELTEIGLPSYRYDETDFVRNRFIMIGFGYDSLTDDYKITLYFLISLDCMIVHVYSLKSSTWKQVDSCYNYSFDMMIHGVFVDGFIHCFAKRRCDGLRVILGFSLADEKFNEVPSPDIVDDDCKLVDLGGKLGIFLKSVGEVWLMNEYGVKESWTNIILEGLNKTGNDLSFGQAWWLNDFRSILFQPMIYKTGKIVIVANCRSRMFIFDNEGRCFLENIKINNSRMMSYQVSYVESLVSPKLIRNN from the coding sequence ATGGCGTCTGAGATTCCACCCGATATCATCACCGAGATCTTATATTATCTTCCTGCAAAATCTGCTGGCCGTTTCAGGTGCGTTTCAAAGGAATGGAAGTCTCTACTTTCATCACCACATTTCATCAAAACCCATCAAATTAAACGCAACCAAAATCACATCATATCAATCCACACTGACGCGTCACTCTATTCACTCCCACTTAATGTTGATAATTTCAATGAAAAAACAGTTTCAACAAAGGTTGATTTAAATTCGAGATATGTCAAGTCTGTTTTTGTCCATGGATCTTGTAATGGTCTTGTTTTGGTGTCATCTGTAGACTCTCAAAAAAAATATGCGCTCGTTCTTTTCAATCCAATGACCAGGGAATTAACTGAGATTGGTTTACCTAGTTACAGATATGATGAGACAGATTTTGTTAGAAACCGGTTTATCATGATTGGATTTGGTTATGATTCGTTAACTGATGATTACAAGATTACTTTGTACTTCTTGATATCTCTTGATTGTATGATTGTTCATGTCTATAGCCTTAAATCTAGTACATGGAAACAGGTGGATTCTTGTTACAACTATTCttttgatatgatgattcatgggGTTTTTGTTGATGGGTTTATTCATTGTTTTGCTAAAAGGCGTTGTGACGGTTTACGGGTAATTTTAGGGTTTAGTTTAGCAGATGAGAAATTTAATGAAGTGCCATCACCTGATATTGTTGATGATGATTGCAAACTTGTTGATCTTGGTGGAAAGCTTGGTATATTCTTAAAATCTGTTGGCGAGGTTTGGTTAATGAATGAGTACGGGGTAAAAGAATCTTGGACTAATATTATACTTGAAGGACTCAATAAAACAGGCAATGATTTATCTTTTGGTCAGGCTTGGTGGCTGAATGATTTTCGAAGTATCTTATTTCAACCAATGATTTATAAAACTGGCAAAATTGTGATTGTTGCCAATTGCCGATCCCGAATGTTTATATTTGACAATGAAGGAAGATGTTTCTtggaaaatattaagattaataatagtaGGATGATGTCATATCAAGTTAGCTATGTTGAAAGCCTTGTCTCCCCAAAACTCATCAGGAACAATTAG